DNA sequence from the Halococcus salifodinae DSM 8989 genome:
ATCATCGGGATCGAAGCCGATCGCACGCCCGCCGACTTCGATCAAGAGTTCGTCGCGGCCTGTCGCGACGCCGACGCGACGATCACCGCGACGTTCGAGGCAGGCGATCACACCCAAACGGTCCGCGGGCGAGGCCATCCAGAACTCGAATTCACGAACGACCGGAGCCTGGTCTGTCGGACGAGCGAGTACGTCGACGATCGGACGGTGATGGTGGATGCGGACGCGGCGGCCGCCGATCTCGATCGGAACCTCGTGGCGGCGCTCGCCGATGGTGCGGATCTCCAGGCTACCTTCCGGGTCGAATAGCGTTTTGTGGCCGGCACTCGTCCCATCGTCATGAGCAACGACGCGGAGCCGTCCGAGAACATCAGCGGGGGTCCCGATGGCGGTGGACTCGAAACGGCGTTCGAGGAGCGCGAAGCCGACACACGCACCGAGGCCGTGGTGGACCGGCTCGGCGAACGCTACTGGCAGAAGACCTACGGCGGCCAGGACGCCTTCGAGTGTCTCGTCCGCACGATTCTGAGCCAGAACACGAGCGACAAGGCGAGCCAACCAGCCCACGACGTGCTGATGGATCGGTACTGCGAGGAGGACGGCGATCTCGCCGCCACGCTCGCCGACGCCGACCAACCCACGCTCGCCGAAACCATCGAGTCGGCGGGCCTCTACAACCAGAAATCGGCGACGATGATCGCCATCGCCGAGCGCATCGTCGATGAATACGGTGGGGCGGAGGAGTTCAACGGGTTCGTTGCCGAGGGAGATCCCGAAACCGTGCGCGACGCGCTCCTCGATTTTTCGGGCGTGGGTCCCAAAACTGCCGACTGCGTGCTCCTGTTTTCGGGCGGGCGTGCGGGCGTCTTTCCAGTCGACACCCACGTCCACCGCATTTACCGCCGGCTCGGGATCGCGCCGCCCGAGGCCGACCACGAAGAAGTCAGGGCGGTCGTCGAAGACCAGGTACCGGCCGAGAAATGTGGGTTCGGCCACACCGCCTCGATCCAGTTCGGGCGGGAGTACTGCACCGCGCGCAAACCGGCGTGTCTCGATGATCCCGACGCCTGTCCGATGGCTGATCTCTGCGATCAGGTCGGTGTCTATCCCGAAACGGGCGAGGTGGTCGATCCCGCCGACGCGCCGGCGGAGTAGGGATCACCGGCGAGCGACGGCGACGACCAGCGCGAGCGAAACGAGGACGAACGCGATCAGCGAGAGGTTTGGCACTGTCAGGCCAAGAATTTGGTACTGGACGGTGCCGCAGCTTCCGACCGAGCAGGTCGCGGAGTCGGCCGTGGCCTGGAACCACGAGTGGTAGGCCGCCACGCCAGCCCCGAGAACCGACAGCGGCAGCGCGCTGCGGTAGACGCCGGGGCGGTTTTCGAGCGCGGCCACGCCGAGGATCACAGTCAGGGGGTACATCAGGATGCGTTGGTACCAGCAGAGCTCGCAGGGGATCAGCCCGAGACCGAGGCTGAGATAGAGGCTCCAGATCGTGGCGATCGCCGCGACGAGCGTGGCAACCGCAAGCCAGAGTCGAGAATTGATACGGCGCATTTGCTGACCTCTCGCACAAGTGGAACGTAGTGGTTGCGGTACGAGTCGCCGCCCGTGAGCAGAGGCTACGCTCCCGGCGCGCGCAACTGCGGTGCGGCGCAGCCTGGTGTCCTGACGAGCGAAGTCGTTCGAAACGGCGATAACGAGGCGCTACGCGCCTCGAACCGTTGGCGCGGCGAAGCCGCGCCAAGAAGCCGTTTCGTGATGTCGTCAGATTCCGACGGAATCTGACTGCTTGCAGGAAATCACCGATTTCCTGCAATGACGAAAGACGCGAAGCGTCTTTCGGACCACGAGGCAGGGCTTGGAAGAGTTCCGCTCTTCCAGTGGACATGAAAAGGGCGAGGCGCGCCGTCGTTTCGCTTCGTCTGCTCGCGGGCCTACGGCCCGCTCGCACGGTCCGCGGGACGCGGAGCGTCCCTCGCTACTCGCGCGAGACGCCGAGGGCTTTCACTTGAATCGGAAGGTTTCGAGGTTCTTCGGCGCGAACGTCCGCATGTTGTAGTTGTGATACAGCGCCGAGGAGAGATCCTGGACGCTCGACTCGTCGCCGTGGACGCAGAGCACTTTTTCAGGCCTGGGATTCATCGTCTTCACGAAGTTTTCCAGCCCCTGGCGGTCGGCGTGGCCCGAGAACCCGTCGACGGTCTCGACGTCGAAATCGAGGTTGAGCGTGTCCGAACGGCCGCGGCCGTTGCGCGGGATCTCGTCCCAGCCGTTTTGGATGCGGCGGCCGAGGGTGCCCTGGGCCTGGTAGCCAACGAAGACCATCGTGGTGTCGGTGTCGGCTCCGAGATGATCGAGCCACGACATGATCGGGCCGCCGGTGACCATCCCCGAGGTCGAGAGGATGATCGCGGGATCGCCCGCGGCGACCTCCTCGCGCTCGTCGTCGCCCTCGTCGATGTGGTTGAACTGGGGTGCGAGGAACGGGTTCTCGTCGTCGTGGAAGATGCGATCCCGGAGATCGTCCCGAAGGTACTCGGGATAGGTGGTGTGGATCGCGGTCGCCTCCCAGATCATCCCGTCGAGGTGGACGGGCATTTCGGGGATCTTCCCGGTGCGCATCGCCTCTTCGAGGACGAGCATGATCTCCTGAGAGCGCCCTACCGCAAAGGCCGGAATCAGAATTTTGCCACCCTGATCGTGGGTTTCGTTGATGACCTCGATCAGGTTCTCTTCGGAGTCGGCCTGATCGGTCTGGTAGTCGTTCCGGCCCCCGTAGGTGGACTCCATCACGAGCGTCTCGACCCGCGGGAAGTCGTTGACTGCGCCGTTGAACAGTCTGGTATCGTCGTAGTGGATGTCGCCCGAGAAGGCCACGTTATAAAATCCGTCGCCGATGTGGAAGTGGGCGACCGACGACCCGAGGATGTGGCCGGCGTTGTGGAGCGTGAGCTTCACGTCGGGCGCGATGTCGGTGACGTCGCCGTACTCGATCGGGATGGCGTGTTTGACCGCTTCCCGGACCATCGCGCTGTCGTAGGGCGGGCTGCGGCCCTCTTTCGCCGCGACGTCGAGGTAGTCGAGCTGGAGCAGTCCCATCAGGTCGCGGGTCGGCTCGGTGGTGTAGATCGGCCCGTCGTAGCCGTACTTGAACAGGAGGGGAATCAGCGCGGAGTGATCGAGGTGGGCGTGAGTGAGGACGACGGCGTCGAGCGAATTCAGGGGGTTCGCCTCGGGAACTTGGAGGTACGGCGCGTCGTCCGAACCCGGTTTGTCGCCACAGTCGATCAGGATTCTCGTCTCGGGCGTCGAGAGGATAAAGCTCGCGCGGCCGACCTCCCGACAGCAGCCGAGCGTCGAGATCCGAACCCACTCGTCGTCGGCCATCTCCTCGCGGTGGATCTGGCGGCCGACCCGCTCCAAGATGTCGCGGCGCTCCTCGCGCTCCTGTTTGAGGAAGCTTCTAACGTTGGAAACCGTGGAGGACTCGATCGGCGGCGTCCGGACGACTTCGGGCGTCCAGCCGACTTCCTGGGTGATCTCCCGGAGCGTCGAGCCGTGCCGGCCGATCACCATGCCTGGTTTGGCGGCCTCGATCACGACCTCGCCGGTGTCGGCGTGGAAGTCGAGGTCGGAGACATCGGCCTTCTCGGGGATCACGTTCATGACCTGCTCGCGTGCAGTCGTTGGATCGGTGAGCGCGTCGGGGACCGGCCGCACGGTGATGCGCTTGCGGAGCTGACCCGCGAGGTTGCGGATCAGGTCGCCGTTGCGCGCGAACTTCTTCGGGTCGCGCGTGTAGATCACGAGTTCCGGTCCCTCGTAGGTCACGTCCGACACGGAGATGTCGTTCGGGAGTTCGTCGACTATCGTTGCCTGTAGCTCGTCGAGCTGCTTGTCAACCGTACTCATAGTAAGACTCGGGTCATGTGCTGAGAGACCACGCGTGTGCCGGTCCGGCGTCGCCCCCGGCTCCCGGTCGGACCGATCCCTGATCGCCGGTGTGGGTCGGTCCGTTCGGTGGACGGGAACCGTTCGCGAGAGGCACGGACTGTGGCATACAATACTCTCTGGAGGTCGTTCGGTCCGCACGACGCGTGGGTCCGGACTCGTGACAGTGGACTGCTGAGAGCCCGGAGAACCCGCGTGTATCTGCTCCTATCGGGTGACGGTAATAAAACCTTTCGCAAAGCGTACCCCGCCAGCACTCCGTTCTGCCGTATGCGCCTCACCCCGGCCACCGTCGCCGACGAGCGCGAGTGGATCACAGAGCGCGCCCCGACCGTGGTGCCGCTGCTCAACGACGTCCGGACCGACCTCGCTGCCGCCTTCGATACCGAGGTCGACAGCGTCTCGCCGGAAACGTACCGTGCGGAAGTCGACGTGGTGTTCGCCGACGTCGACCTCGCGGTGAACGTCGCCGCGCTCTCGCGCCTGCTGCGCGAACTCGACGTCGAGGGCGACTATCCGGGCTTCGTCGTCGACGAGCTGCTGGGCCGCGAGCTTGCCGGGGCCATCGCTGGGAATCAGCCGCTTCGACTGCTCGGCGAGGCCACCTTCCACTACGCCGACGTCACGACCCACACCGAGGGTACGGCGGGGCTCGACGACCTCGACGCCGCGCTCGCGGCCGGCTTTCAGACACGCTTGCCGGGGTGGGACTGGACCACGAGCGAAAGTCCGTTCGCGGTCGCTTTCGACGACTCCCGCTCGTGATCGTGTTTGCACGGTGCGCACGATGCGTTCGGTAGTGAAGCCGAAAGTATCGGTCAGACACGCGGGCTTCCCCAACCGGTTTCACCGACGGCAGCCAACCGCGCAGAGCCACCCGTGAGCTCGGACCACACTCTCGACGCCGAGTACATCGAACAGCAACGCGAGACGATCGATCACCCGCTGCTCCGACTGTTCGTCGAGTTCGGTCGGGGGAGCCGCCGCTGGTTCGCCGTCGGCGTGCTGTCGAGCACGATTGCACGCTTTCTCTCGCTGATCCCGCCGGTACTCCTCGGGGTCGCGATCGACTCGCTCTTCGAGAACACCAAGGCGTTCACGCTGCCGTACGTTCCGACGGTGTGGCTGCCGGAGTCCACAGCGGCACA
Encoded proteins:
- a CDS encoding DUF371 domain-containing protein produces the protein MKEVVHARGHEHVTAQHASTLELTSDDYLTPAGDCIIGIEADRTPADFDQEFVAACRDADATITATFEAGDHTQTVRGRGHPELEFTNDRSLVCRTSEYVDDRTVMVDADAAAADLDRNLVAALADGADLQATFRVE
- a CDS encoding endonuclease III domain-containing protein, which produces MSNDAEPSENISGGPDGGGLETAFEEREADTRTEAVVDRLGERYWQKTYGGQDAFECLVRTILSQNTSDKASQPAHDVLMDRYCEEDGDLAATLADADQPTLAETIESAGLYNQKSATMIAIAERIVDEYGGAEEFNGFVAEGDPETVRDALLDFSGVGPKTADCVLLFSGGRAGVFPVDTHVHRIYRRLGIAPPEADHEEVRAVVEDQVPAEKCGFGHTASIQFGREYCTARKPACLDDPDACPMADLCDQVGVYPETGEVVDPADAPAE
- a CDS encoding disulfide bond formation protein B, which gives rise to MRRINSRLWLAVATLVAAIATIWSLYLSLGLGLIPCELCWYQRILMYPLTVILGVAALENRPGVYRSALPLSVLGAGVAAYHSWFQATADSATCSVGSCGTVQYQILGLTVPNLSLIAFVLVSLALVVAVARR
- a CDS encoding beta-CASP ribonuclease aCPSF1, with translation MSTVDKQLDELQATIVDELPNDISVSDVTYEGPELVIYTRDPKKFARNGDLIRNLAGQLRKRITVRPVPDALTDPTTAREQVMNVIPEKADVSDLDFHADTGEVVIEAAKPGMVIGRHGSTLREITQEVGWTPEVVRTPPIESSTVSNVRSFLKQEREERRDILERVGRQIHREEMADDEWVRISTLGCCREVGRASFILSTPETRILIDCGDKPGSDDAPYLQVPEANPLNSLDAVVLTHAHLDHSALIPLLFKYGYDGPIYTTEPTRDLMGLLQLDYLDVAAKEGRSPPYDSAMVREAVKHAIPIEYGDVTDIAPDVKLTLHNAGHILGSSVAHFHIGDGFYNVAFSGDIHYDDTRLFNGAVNDFPRVETLVMESTYGGRNDYQTDQADSEENLIEVINETHDQGGKILIPAFAVGRSQEIMLVLEEAMRTGKIPEMPVHLDGMIWEATAIHTTYPEYLRDDLRDRIFHDDENPFLAPQFNHIDEGDDEREEVAAGDPAIILSTSGMVTGGPIMSWLDHLGADTDTTMVFVGYQAQGTLGRRIQNGWDEIPRNGRGRSDTLNLDFDVETVDGFSGHADRQGLENFVKTMNPRPEKVLCVHGDESSVQDLSSALYHNYNMRTFAPKNLETFRFK